The Dehalococcoidia bacterium nucleotide sequence CCAGGAACGCCTCGTACTCGACGGAGGCGATGTCTTGGGCCATTGGGGCGACGTCCGCGACTTGCACGACGGTCTCCACACCGGGAATCTCGCCTTCCATGGCCCGGACGGTGTCGGCAAACTCGGAGTCAAACACGAGCACCTTCGCGCCGGAGTGGTTCAGAATGTATGCAATCTCCCTGGGGGAGAGCCGGATGTTGATGGCAACGAGCATCGCGCCGAGTCGCATCGGGCCATAGTGGCCCTCGAGCATCTGCGGGATGTTGGGAAGCATGAAGGCGACACGGTCGCCCTTGTTCACTCCGGCCTGCCGCAGCGCGCCGGCCAGTCTGTTCACGCGGTCGTTGAACTCGGCATACGTGTACGTGGTGTCGTTGTAGACGACCGCGGGCTTGTCGGAATAGACAGCCGCGCTTCGGTCGAGAAACGCCAGGGGGTTCAGATCATGAAAAGAGACGCCGTTAGGCATGGTACTACCTCACCGGTCTAGGTTGGGTTTGAGTGTATCAATGGCCGTTTGGAGCGTCAATTTGGCTTAGAATAGGTACACAGGAATGGGAGGAAGTGCAATGGCTCAATCTAGCCTTGTCGCGGTAGGCACATACACACGGACTACTTCGGACGGAATTTATATCTGCGAGTTTGATGGTGAGACAGGAGACCTGGAGCCTGTGTCATCGATGGCCGGGGCTGAGAACCCGTCTTTTCTCGCGCGCCACCCTAACGGACAGACTCTGTACGCAGCCTCTGAAACCGAGGAGTTCGAGGGCAAGCGACTGGGTGCGCTGTACGCGTACTCCATCGACGCGGATACCGGCCGGCTGTCTCCAATCAACGCGGTGGGTTCAGGTGGCGCAGGGCCGTGTCACGTGAGCGTCGACGCGACTGGCCGCTACCTGCTTGCAGCGAACTACCACGGGGGCAGCGTGTGCGTCGCGCCGATCAACGACGATGGCAGCCTGGAGCCACTGTCGTGCTTCATCCAACACGAGGGGTCGAGCATCAACCCGGCTCGTCAGGAGCAGGCACACGCCCACTCGATCAACCTCGACCCGCAGAATCGGTTCGCATACGTGCCCGACCTCGGTCAGGACAAGGTGGTGATCTACCGGCTTGACCTGGATAGCGGCGAGCTTGTGGCGAACGAGCCCGCATCTGTCGAGGCCGAACCCGGCGCCGGGCCACGTCACTTCGATTTCAGTCCAAACGGAACCCGCGCGTACGTCATAAACGAGCTTGGTTGCACTATCACGGGCTACGACTATGACAGCGGCAGCGGTGCGCTGACCCCGTTCCAGACGGTCGGCATGCTGCCTGCGGCGGGATTCGGGAGACGTAACACGACCGCCGACATCCACGTCCACCCGTCGGGCAGGTTCGTGTACGGGTCCAACCGGGGTCACGACAGCATCGCCATCTTCTCAGTGGACGAGGAGACTGGACACCTGACGGCTGTGGGTCACGAGTCGACCCAGGGATGGACACCACGCAACTTCGCGATAGACCCGTCTGGCGAGTTCCTGCTTGCGGCCAACCAGGACTCGGACACCATCGTGTCGTTCAGGATCGACGGCGAGTCAGGGGCTCTTGAGCCGACCGGGAGCGTCATCGAGATCCCGATGCCGGTGTGCCTGAAGTTCCTAGGGTAGAGGTTCGTGCTTAGTCAGTAGAGTCGTCTGCCCAAGTAAGGCGCTCCTTCAGGTAGTTGAGGTGACTCCAAGGAAGATGATTTTCGTACTGTAGCCTTCCAACTACGATGCCTGGAGAAATGCCCTGATTCTCGGCGAATCGGATCACGTTACGTTGACTGAAATGGGAAGTCATTGTGAATTCTTCCCAGTCATCAGGCGGGATGAGGAAATCCGCAGCCCATTGGTTGGCTTCGATGTCGGCCTTGGTCAACTTACCCTTCGTCTCATGGACGAATACATCCCTCTTGCTGTGCAACAGAATATGGGCGGCCTCGTGGAAGAAGCTGAACCACAGATGGTCATCAGTCATGTGGCGAGCGCTCAATTGAATCAACGCCTTACGTGGCGTCAGCCATCGGGTAGCCCCGCTGAGGGCCGTCTTTGGAACAGGCCTGATGATTGTCAGCACAACGCCTGAGTTAATGCAGAGGTCTTGTGCCTGCTTTAGTGTTGCCGTTTCTGGTGTGGCAGTCGAAATCTGGTCGCGTTGTAGTCGGCGCATTCGTATTGGTCCGCCTCAAGCTCGCCAAGTCGAAGCCAAGTCGACAGAGCGAATTCGTCGCTCTTGAAGCTCGGCGAGTGGCGGTATGCGACTC carries:
- a CDS encoding lactonase family protein → MAQSSLVAVGTYTRTTSDGIYICEFDGETGDLEPVSSMAGAENPSFLARHPNGQTLYAASETEEFEGKRLGALYAYSIDADTGRLSPINAVGSGGAGPCHVSVDATGRYLLAANYHGGSVCVAPINDDGSLEPLSCFIQHEGSSINPARQEQAHAHSINLDPQNRFAYVPDLGQDKVVIYRLDLDSGELVANEPASVEAEPGAGPRHFDFSPNGTRAYVINELGCTITGYDYDSGSGALTPFQTVGMLPAAGFGRRNTTADIHVHPSGRFVYGSNRGHDSIAIFSVDEETGHLTAVGHESTQGWTPRNFAIDPSGEFLLAANQDSDTIVSFRIDGESGALEPTGSVIEIPMPVCLKFLG
- a CDS encoding ImmA/IrrE family metallo-endopeptidase, whose product is MRRLQRDQISTATPETATLKQAQDLCINSGVVLTIIRPVPKTALSGATRWLTPRKALIQLSARHMTDDHLWFSFFHEAAHILLHSKRDVFVHETKGKLTKADIEANQWAADFLIPPDDWEEFTMTSHFSQRNVIRFAENQGISPGIVVGRLQYENHLPWSHLNYLKERLTWADDSTD